Proteins encoded by one window of Phalacrocorax aristotelis chromosome 33, bGulAri2.1, whole genome shotgun sequence:
- the CDC42EP2 gene encoding cdc42 effector protein 2, whose amino-acid sequence MSTKVPIYLKRGSRKGKKEKLRDILSSDMISPPLGDFRHTIHIGSGGESDMFGDISFLQGKFHLLPRTEGSLDSDKDSPDAAPFEFSRTATISGREQSSSETSSPLLKNAISLPVIGGPQALTLPSAQAPPKPPRLHLDDKAPLARGEEDGEGRSAAAPPHPCASRFVASTNGFAEEKGDAEPPFLSHAGSLLSLHVDLGPSILEDVLQVMEKHQAERVGGSLKDSGRQEILT is encoded by the coding sequence ATGTCCACCAAGGTGCCGATCTACCTGAAGAGGGGcagcaggaaggggaagaaggagaagcTCCGCGACATCCTCTCCTCTGACATGATCAGCCCGCCCTTGGGGGACTTCAGGCACACGATTCACATCGGCAGCGGTGGAGAGAGCGACATGTTTGGGGACATCTCCTTCCTTCAGGGCAAgttccacctcctccccaggaCCGAAGGCAGCCTCGATTCTGACAAGGACAGCCCCGACGCGGCACCGTTTGAGTTCTCCAGGACGGCCACTATCTCCGGACGTGAACAGTCGTCCTCGGAGACTTCGTCTCCCCTCCTCAAAAATGCCATCTCCTTGCCCGTCATCGGGGGGCCGCAAGCATTGACGCTACCCTCGGCCCAAGCCCCCCCAAAACCGCCGCGGTTGCACCTTGACGACAAAGCGCCGCTGGCGCGAGGGGAGGAGGACGGCGAAGGCAGgagcgccgccgccccgccgcatCCCTGTGCCTCGCGTTTTGTCGCCTCGACGAACGGCTTCGCCGAGGAGAAGGGCGACGCCGAGCCGCCCTTCCTCTCCCACGCCggctccctcctctccctccacgTGGATTTGGGGCCGTCCATTTTGGAGGACGTCCTGCAAGTGATGGAGAAACACCAGGCAGAGAGAGTGGGTGGATCTCTAAAGGATTCAGGCAGGCAGGAGATCTTGACGTGA
- the POLA2 gene encoding DNA polymerase alpha subunit B, translating into MGAEEISSSSGISDRFTRILKHILTQRSYYPLYPPSEELNVDYESFYSYSSLPVTPDVLVTPSELRYFVKDVLGCVCINPGRLTKGQVGGTYGRLYLQREDTKGERKSPCVAAQVVRI; encoded by the exons ATGGGTGCCGAGGAGATCAGCAG CTCGTCCGGGATCTCGGACAGGTTCACCCGAATCCTCAAGCACATCCTGACGCAGAGGAG tTACTACCCGCTGTACCCCCCCTCGGAGGAGCTGAACGTTGACTACGAGAGCTTCTACAGCTACTCCTCGTTACCCGTCACCCCCGACGTCCTCGTCACCCCCTCGGAGCTGCGGTACTTCGTTAAG GATGTGCTGGGCTGTGTCTGTATCAATCCCGGCCGACTGACGAAGGGCCAGGTCGGGGGTACCTACGGCCGCCTGTACCTACAGCGGGAGGACACCAAGGGCGAGCGGAAGAGTCCGTGTGTTGCCGCTCAAGTCGTTAGAATCTAA